In the genome of Salinirussus salinus, one region contains:
- a CDS encoding 50S ribosomal protein L15e: MTRSAYSHIREAWQDPDDGKLAELQWQRQQEWRDQGSVVRIDRPTRLDRARSLGYKAKQGVVVARVSVRKGGARKQRFTAGRRSKRQGVTRITRRKNIQRVAEERCARVYPNLRVLNSYSVGQDGRQKWHEVILVDPNHPAIENDDDLSWICDDDHSGRALRGLTSAGKQNRGMGSRGKGTEHTRPSVHGNKGRGK; this comes from the coding sequence ATGACACGCAGCGCATACTCGCACATCCGGGAAGCCTGGCAGGACCCGGACGACGGCAAACTCGCTGAACTGCAGTGGCAACGACAGCAGGAGTGGCGCGACCAGGGGTCGGTCGTCCGCATCGACCGCCCCACCCGGCTGGACCGGGCCCGGTCGCTCGGCTACAAGGCCAAACAGGGCGTGGTCGTCGCGCGCGTCTCCGTCCGGAAGGGCGGTGCGCGCAAGCAACGGTTCACGGCCGGCCGCCGCTCCAAGCGCCAGGGCGTGACCCGGATCACCCGCCGGAAGAACATCCAGCGCGTCGCCGAGGAGCGGTGTGCCCGGGTCTACCCCAACCTCCGGGTGCTCAACAGCTACTCCGTCGGCCAGGACGGCCGCCAGAAGTGGCACGAGGTCATCCTGGTCGACCCGAACCACCCCGCCATCGAGAACGACGACGACCTCTCGTGGATCTGCGACGACGACCACTCCGGCCGGGCCCTGCGCGGGCTCACCAGCGCCGGCAAGCAGAACCGCGGCATGGGCTCGCGGGGCAAGGGCACCGAACACACCCGCCCCAGCGTCCACGGCAACAAGGGCCGCGGGAAGTAA
- a CDS encoding RNB domain-containing ribonuclease translates to MSDTEQEERDDQAAAGTIEGQGPVEIDPELARHIENKREELFEKFSIPDGFPAEVLEEAKARTEEVGAEIEAEVDDREDLRELTTWTTDPVDAQDFDDAISVERRDGEYVLWVHIADVTHYVTPDTAMWESAVERANTVYLPAYTVHMLPPVLAETVCSLVPNEDRLAHTVEMHLDEEDLGYESIDIYKSVIRSDARLTYTEAERLLDEPDTAGDLLEDESVDLAEKTELVWELADRMHEQRKEEGSLVLNPKRDRAHTIIEECMLKANKAVTHELMWDRGVEAMYRVHPQPSPEEWDEALQEIQELDGVSIPGSAWDDPRKAVNATLEQAPERQLDSIQWAVMKVMPRAQYMNDPFGGHHALNFEIYGHFTSPIRRLSDLINHWIVHTNEVPEDLVALCDRASDRQKDAEQCEREYKQFLEEVGLDPAAVNNRGIEVVEE, encoded by the coding sequence ATGAGCGACACCGAGCAGGAAGAGCGCGACGACCAGGCGGCGGCCGGGACCATCGAGGGGCAGGGGCCGGTCGAGATAGACCCCGAGCTCGCCCGCCACATCGAGAACAAGCGCGAGGAACTCTTCGAGAAGTTCTCCATCCCGGACGGCTTCCCGGCGGAGGTTCTCGAGGAGGCGAAGGCCCGTACCGAGGAGGTCGGCGCGGAGATCGAGGCGGAGGTCGACGACCGGGAGGACCTGCGCGAGCTGACGACGTGGACGACCGACCCCGTCGACGCCCAGGATTTCGACGACGCCATCTCCGTCGAGCGCCGCGACGGGGAGTACGTCCTCTGGGTCCACATCGCGGACGTGACCCACTACGTGACCCCCGACACGGCGATGTGGGAGTCGGCCGTCGAGCGCGCCAATACCGTGTACCTGCCGGCCTACACCGTCCACATGCTCCCGCCGGTGCTGGCGGAGACGGTCTGTTCGCTCGTTCCAAACGAGGACCGGCTGGCACACACCGTGGAGATGCACCTCGACGAGGAGGACCTGGGCTACGAGTCCATCGACATCTACAAGTCCGTCATCAGAAGCGACGCGCGGCTGACCTACACGGAGGCCGAACGGCTGCTGGACGAGCCCGACACCGCGGGCGACCTGCTGGAAGACGAGTCGGTCGACCTGGCGGAGAAGACCGAACTGGTCTGGGAGCTGGCCGACCGGATGCACGAGCAGCGCAAGGAGGAGGGCTCTCTGGTGTTGAACCCCAAGCGGGACCGCGCGCACACCATCATCGAGGAGTGCATGCTGAAGGCCAACAAGGCGGTCACCCACGAGCTGATGTGGGACCGGGGGGTCGAGGCGATGTACCGGGTCCACCCCCAGCCGAGCCCCGAGGAGTGGGACGAGGCCCTCCAGGAGATCCAGGAGCTCGACGGCGTCTCGATCCCGGGCAGCGCCTGGGACGACCCCCGGAAGGCCGTCAACGCCACGCTCGAACAGGCCCCCGAGCGCCAGCTCGACAGCATCCAGTGGGCGGTGATGAAGGTGATGCCCCGCGCCCAGTACATGAACGACCCCTTCGGCGGCCACCACGCCCTGAACTTCGAGATCTACGGCCACTTCACCTCCCCAATCCGGCGGCTCTCGGACCTGATCAACCACTGGATCGTCCACACCAACGAGGTACCCGAGGACCTGGTGGCGCTGTGTGACCGGGCCAGCGACCGCCAGAAAGACGCCGAGCAGTGCGAGCGCGAGTACAAGCAGTTCCTCGAGGAGGTCGGACTCGACCCCGCGGCCGTGAACAACCGCGGGATCGAGGTCGTCGAGGAGTAG
- a CDS encoding serine/threonine-protein kinase RIO2, whose amino-acid sequence MVENVAGEMAELEPEDFHLLSGVEQGMRFSEWVAREKLPNFSRLTAEDVDYRLDRCERRGLVERKTIQYEGFRLTFEGYDALALHTFAERETIEGVGAPLGVGKESDVYEVRSYKPLALKFHREGYTNFREVMREREYTADREHVSWLYTARKAAEREYDALETVYPEVSVPRPVDHNRHAVVMERIEGVELANAALEPGQAVPVLDLVLEEMAAAYDAGYVHADMSEYNVFVNREGVTVFDWPQAVPTDHENSDELLERDVANIVGYFQRKHPSRLGEVDAAALADALAADDFSSVRAFEA is encoded by the coding sequence ATGGTCGAGAACGTCGCGGGCGAGATGGCGGAGCTGGAGCCCGAGGACTTCCACCTGCTGTCGGGGGTCGAGCAGGGGATGCGCTTCTCGGAGTGGGTCGCCCGCGAGAAGCTGCCGAACTTTTCCCGGCTCACCGCCGAGGACGTCGACTACCGGCTGGACCGGTGTGAGCGCCGCGGGCTGGTCGAGCGCAAGACCATCCAGTATGAGGGCTTCCGGCTCACCTTCGAGGGGTACGACGCGCTCGCTCTCCACACCTTCGCCGAGCGCGAGACCATCGAGGGCGTCGGCGCCCCCCTGGGCGTGGGCAAGGAGAGCGACGTCTACGAGGTCCGGTCGTACAAGCCGCTCGCACTCAAATTCCACCGGGAGGGGTACACCAACTTCCGGGAGGTGATGCGCGAGCGGGAGTACACGGCCGACCGCGAGCACGTCTCCTGGCTGTACACCGCCCGCAAGGCCGCCGAGCGGGAGTACGACGCGCTGGAGACGGTCTACCCCGAGGTGTCGGTCCCCCGGCCGGTCGACCATAACCGCCACGCCGTCGTGATGGAGCGGATCGAGGGCGTGGAGCTGGCAAACGCCGCCCTCGAGCCCGGCCAGGCCGTCCCCGTGCTGGACCTCGTTCTGGAGGAGATGGCCGCCGCATACGACGCCGGTTACGTCCACGCGGACATGAGCGAGTACAACGTCTTCGTCAACAGAGAGGGGGTCACGGTCTTCGACTGGCCCCAGGCCGTCCCCACAGACCACGAGAACAGCGACGAACTCCTCGAACGCGACGTCGCGAACATCGTCGGTTACTTCCAGCGCAAACACCCTTCCCGGCTGGGCGAGGTCGACGCCGCGGCGCTGGCCGATGCACTCGCTGCTGACGACTTCTCCTCGGTCCGGGCCTTTGAGGCCTGA
- the proB gene encoding glutamate 5-kinase produces the protein MSEGAAAVESVPEPVETAARERAAAAGRVVVKAGTNSLTDGDSKLDRVKLDKLVTDVMDLRERGIEVLLVSSGAVGAGRGRIDEPTDSVVASQALSTVGQSDLMAGYTASFGRYDQRVAQMLLTEDDLETPERFQNVRNTVETLFEWGVVPVVNENDAVATDEIRIGDNDMLSASVAIGVDADLLVTLTDVGGVYTSNPKEDPDAELITAVGDNYDAVQRAVGGDTDAEFGGIQTKVEGARDVSQSGVPAVIASSQERDVLERIVASKPVGTVFVPKESESDE, from the coding sequence ATGAGTGAGGGGGCCGCAGCGGTCGAGTCGGTGCCCGAGCCGGTCGAGACCGCGGCCCGCGAGCGGGCGGCCGCCGCCGGACGGGTGGTGGTCAAGGCCGGCACGAACTCGCTGACCGACGGCGACTCCAAGCTCGACAGGGTGAAACTCGACAAGCTGGTCACCGACGTGATGGACCTGCGCGAGCGCGGCATCGAGGTCCTGCTGGTCTCCTCGGGCGCGGTCGGGGCGGGCCGGGGGCGGATCGACGAGCCGACCGACTCGGTGGTCGCCAGCCAGGCGCTGTCGACGGTCGGCCAGAGCGACCTGATGGCCGGCTACACCGCCAGCTTCGGCCGGTACGACCAGCGGGTCGCCCAGATGCTGCTGACCGAGGACGACCTGGAGACCCCCGAGCGGTTCCAGAACGTCCGCAACACGGTCGAGACGCTGTTCGAGTGGGGGGTCGTGCCGGTCGTCAACGAGAACGACGCCGTCGCGACCGACGAGATACGGATCGGCGACAACGACATGCTCTCGGCCTCGGTGGCCATCGGCGTCGACGCCGACCTGCTGGTGACGCTCACCGACGTCGGGGGCGTCTACACCAGCAACCCGAAGGAGGACCCGGACGCGGAGCTGATCACCGCGGTCGGCGACAACTACGACGCGGTCCAGCGAGCGGTCGGCGGGGACACCGACGCCGAGTTCGGCGGCATCCAGACGAAGGTGGAGGGGGCCAGAGACGTCAGCCAGAGCGGCGTCCCGGCAGTGATCGCCAGCTCCCAGGAGCGGGACGTACTGGAGCGGATCGTTGCGTCCAAGCCCGTCGGGACGGTATTCGTCCCCAAGGAGAGTGAGAGCGATGAATGA
- the gdhB gene encoding glutamate dehydrogenase GdhB, which translates to MASENTATAASTDAEVADEPESALETARRQLNKAASLIDADPNVVGRLNYPASVHEVTIPLERDDGTVEMYRGYRAHHDGVRGPYKGGLRYHPDVTREESIGLAMWMTWKCAVMDLPFGGAKGGVVVDPKELSDAEMERLTRRFANEIRNLIGPMTDIPAPDMGTDAQTMAWIMDAYSVQEAETIPGVVTGKPPVIGGSEGREEAPGRSVAIVSRELCEYLDRSLADTTVAVQGYGSVGGNAARLLDEWGADVVAVSDVNGAAYDPDGLETASIPLHDEVPGAVTDYGEQTLTNADILELDVDLLVPAAVGNVITEANVDDVRADMVVEGANGPITFGADAVLAERGIPVVPDILANAGGVTVSYFEWLQDINRRSWSRQRVNEELEAEMLDAWNDVRREVDDRGVTWRDATYIVALSRIVDAHEKRGLWP; encoded by the coding sequence ATGGCTTCAGAGAACACCGCTACAGCGGCGAGCACGGACGCCGAGGTCGCTGACGAGCCCGAATCCGCGCTCGAAACCGCCCGCCGCCAGCTCAACAAGGCTGCCTCGCTCATTGACGCCGACCCGAACGTCGTCGGGCGACTCAACTACCCGGCGTCGGTCCACGAGGTGACGATCCCGCTGGAACGTGACGACGGGACCGTCGAGATGTACCGGGGGTACCGCGCCCACCACGACGGCGTCCGCGGCCCGTACAAGGGCGGGCTGCGGTACCACCCCGACGTCACCCGCGAGGAGTCGATCGGGCTGGCGATGTGGATGACCTGGAAGTGTGCCGTGATGGACCTGCCCTTCGGCGGCGCGAAGGGCGGGGTCGTCGTCGACCCCAAGGAGCTCAGCGACGCCGAGATGGAGCGGCTGACCCGCCGCTTCGCCAACGAGATCCGGAACCTCATCGGGCCGATGACCGACATCCCCGCGCCGGACATGGGTACCGACGCCCAGACGATGGCCTGGATCATGGACGCCTACAGCGTCCAGGAGGCGGAGACGATCCCCGGCGTCGTCACGGGCAAGCCGCCGGTCATCGGCGGCAGCGAGGGCCGCGAGGAGGCGCCGGGCCGGAGCGTCGCCATCGTCAGCCGCGAACTCTGCGAGTATCTGGACCGCTCGCTCGCGGACACCACCGTCGCCGTTCAGGGCTACGGAAGCGTCGGCGGCAACGCCGCCCGCCTGCTCGACGAGTGGGGGGCCGACGTCGTCGCCGTCAGCGACGTCAACGGCGCGGCCTACGACCCCGACGGCCTCGAGACGGCGTCGATCCCGCTGCACGACGAGGTGCCCGGGGCCGTGACCGACTACGGCGAGCAGACGCTCACCAACGCCGACATCCTTGAGCTGGACGTCGACCTGCTGGTCCCCGCGGCCGTCGGCAACGTGATCACCGAGGCCAACGTCGACGACGTCCGCGCGGACATGGTCGTCGAGGGGGCGAACGGCCCCATCACGTTCGGCGCCGACGCGGTCCTGGCCGAGCGCGGGATTCCCGTCGTCCCCGATATCCTGGCGAACGCCGGCGGCGTGACGGTCAGCTACTTCGAGTGGCTCCAGGACATCAACCGCCGGTCGTGGTCGCGCCAGCGGGTCAACGAGGAACTCGAAGCCGAGATGCTCGACGCCTGGAACGACGTACGCCGGGAAGTCGACGACCGCGGGGTCACCTGGCGCGACGCGACGTACATCGTCGCGCTCTCCCGGATCGTGGACGCCCACGAAAAGCGCGGGCTGTGGCCCTGA
- a CDS encoding rubrerythrin-like domain-containing protein: MPHGMDVDGDPEELSTYECLRCGDIVESRSHPGTCDCGGEYQNRAKSLE; encoded by the coding sequence ATGCCGCATGGCATGGACGTCGACGGCGACCCCGAAGAGCTGTCGACATACGAGTGTCTCCGCTGTGGCGACATCGTCGAATCGCGCTCGCACCCCGGCACCTGCGACTGTGGTGGGGAGTACCAGAACCGGGCGAAATCGCTCGAGTAG
- a CDS encoding RNA-binding protein: protein MDVKSRHHLRSDAVREIREALADQLGVDLEADSFEKVELEDADWEVVLVDGEPLVCYFAGDPFLTVKGANRHPPEKRTVTVDAGAVQFVSDGADAMRPGIVAADESIAEGDLVVVDEESHGKVLAVGRALTDGADMLGEEGRVVESLHHVGDDLFELTV, encoded by the coding sequence ATGGACGTCAAATCGCGCCACCACCTCCGCTCGGACGCCGTCCGGGAGATCCGCGAGGCGCTCGCCGACCAGCTCGGGGTCGACCTCGAGGCGGACTCCTTCGAGAAGGTCGAACTCGAGGACGCCGACTGGGAGGTCGTCCTCGTCGACGGCGAGCCGCTGGTCTGTTACTTCGCGGGCGACCCGTTCCTGACGGTCAAGGGCGCGAACCGACACCCCCCCGAGAAGCGGACCGTCACCGTCGACGCCGGCGCCGTCCAGTTCGTCTCCGACGGCGCCGACGCCATGCGCCCCGGCATCGTCGCCGCCGACGAGTCCATCGCCGAAGGGGACCTGGTCGTCGTCGACGAGGAGAGCCACGGGAAGGTGCTCGCGGTCGGCCGGGCGCTGACTGACGGCGCCGACATGCTCGGCGAGGAGGGCCGGGTCGTCGAGTCGCTGCACCACGTCGGCGACGACCTCTTCGAGCTGACCGTTTAG
- a CDS encoding DUF1028 domain-containing protein has translation MTFSICVREPYEDEDGEQQTRYGVAVTTRLPSVGTLCPFANEHGAVATQSFVNVSLGRRGVEYLADGLAVEDALQSLLNADEEASQRQLHGVDSDGEFAFSGAECRDWFGHTVGDGYTVAGNLLTGESVVEETAAAYEDSRDEDRPLATRLVDALEAGHAEGGDKREDLHVQSAALLVRRTDDRGPEERPFYDDLRVDATETPVADLRETYDLAREGYEMAMERAEEREEGAEPEESGGDGN, from the coding sequence ATGACGTTCAGCATCTGCGTCCGCGAGCCCTACGAGGACGAGGACGGCGAGCAGCAGACCCGCTACGGCGTGGCCGTCACGACCCGGCTCCCGTCCGTCGGGACGCTCTGCCCGTTCGCCAACGAGCACGGCGCGGTCGCGACCCAGAGTTTCGTCAACGTCTCGCTGGGTCGGCGCGGCGTCGAGTACCTGGCGGACGGGCTGGCCGTCGAGGACGCCCTCCAGTCGCTCCTGAACGCTGACGAGGAGGCCAGCCAGCGCCAGCTCCACGGCGTGGACAGCGACGGGGAGTTCGCCTTCTCCGGCGCCGAGTGCAGGGACTGGTTCGGCCACACCGTCGGCGACGGCTACACCGTCGCGGGTAACCTCCTGACCGGCGAGAGCGTCGTCGAGGAGACCGCGGCAGCCTACGAGGACAGCCGCGACGAGGACCGGCCGCTCGCGACCCGGCTGGTCGACGCGCTCGAAGCCGGCCACGCGGAGGGCGGGGACAAGCGCGAGGACCTGCACGTACAGAGCGCGGCGCTGCTGGTCCGGCGGACCGACGACCGCGGCCCCGAGGAGCGGCCCTTCTACGACGACCTCCGGGTCGACGCCACGGAGACACCGGTCGCGGACCTGCGAGAGACCTACGACCTGGCCCGCGAGGGCTACGAGATGGCGATGGAGCGGGCGGAAGAGCGCGAAGAGGGTGCAGAACCGGAGGAAAGCGGGGGCGACGGGAACTAA
- a CDS encoding bacterio-opsin activator domain-containing protein, with translation MIQQDSLARLTLDTLPFNIAVLDREGTILFTNRAWREFAGIGGQPGEMVGTNYFDSMDVSTDEDAARALAGLEAVIEGEQDVFTLEYPCHSEAEKHWFLMRAAALPEHETGSVVVAHIDITQRKLAELRAREKRRELEHLMSRIDGLVHAVTEAVLQANSREETERAVCERLAEVDAYTGAWVGRVDLRTETLVPAAVGDGVALPENATADLDGSDPAVRAVRTGDLQVADAPDGDGLAAVHRCALSSGGALAAFPLVYGDTEYGVLVVYAEDPNVFDERELAVLRVLAQFASTAINAIEGRRILATDRVIEMEVSMAADELFFGDVARRLDCTLSYEGTLYEDDGSVVMLFVAETAEPERVVAAAESADRVGNASHVSDGESGSVFEFVVDSPPVVSALAERGAETDAITASPTGVRVTLELPASADPRTVVEHLAERYPSTELVARREHERPEQTKRDLVADIEESLTARQELAIRKAYLGGFFDWPRDVSGEELAESMDISPSTYHQHLRTAERKVLAAVFEE, from the coding sequence ATGATCCAGCAAGACTCCCTCGCCCGCCTCACTCTCGACACCCTGCCGTTTAACATCGCGGTGCTGGACCGGGAGGGGACGATCCTCTTCACCAACCGCGCGTGGCGGGAGTTCGCCGGGATCGGTGGACAGCCGGGGGAGATGGTCGGGACCAACTACTTCGACTCGATGGACGTCTCGACCGACGAGGACGCCGCGCGGGCGCTGGCGGGGCTGGAGGCGGTCATCGAGGGCGAGCAGGACGTCTTCACGCTGGAGTACCCCTGTCACTCCGAGGCGGAGAAACACTGGTTTCTGATGCGGGCAGCCGCACTGCCCGAGCACGAGACCGGCAGCGTCGTCGTCGCGCACATCGACATCACCCAGCGGAAGCTGGCGGAGCTGCGGGCCCGCGAGAAGCGCCGCGAACTCGAGCACCTGATGTCCCGGATCGACGGGCTGGTACACGCCGTCACGGAGGCAGTCCTGCAGGCAAACTCCAGAGAGGAGACCGAGCGGGCGGTCTGCGAGCGGCTGGCCGAGGTCGACGCCTACACCGGCGCCTGGGTCGGCCGGGTCGACCTGCGGACCGAGACGCTGGTGCCGGCGGCGGTCGGTGACGGCGTCGCCCTCCCGGAGAACGCGACCGCCGACCTCGATGGGTCCGACCCCGCGGTCCGGGCCGTCAGGACCGGAGACCTCCAGGTCGCCGACGCCCCGGACGGGGACGGACTGGCCGCCGTCCACCGCTGTGCGCTTTCCTCGGGGGGCGCGCTCGCGGCCTTCCCGCTCGTCTACGGCGACACCGAGTACGGTGTTCTGGTCGTCTACGCCGAGGACCCGAACGTCTTCGACGAGCGCGAACTCGCGGTGTTGCGGGTGCTGGCACAGTTCGCGTCGACGGCGATAAACGCCATCGAGGGCCGGCGCATCCTCGCGACCGACCGCGTCATCGAGATGGAGGTGTCGATGGCCGCCGACGAGCTCTTTTTCGGCGACGTCGCCCGCCGGCTGGACTGCACGCTTTCCTACGAGGGGACGCTGTACGAGGACGACGGCTCGGTCGTGATGCTGTTCGTGGCCGAGACCGCCGAGCCCGAGCGGGTGGTCGCGGCCGCCGAGTCGGCCGACCGCGTCGGGAACGCCAGCCACGTCAGCGACGGCGAGTCGGGCAGCGTCTTCGAGTTCGTCGTCGACTCCCCGCCGGTCGTCTCGGCGCTGGCCGAGCGCGGGGCCGAAACCGACGCCATCACGGCCAGCCCGACGGGCGTGCGGGTCACGCTCGAACTGCCCGCCAGCGCGGACCCGCGGACGGTCGTCGAACACCTGGCCGAGCGGTACCCCTCGACGGAGCTGGTCGCCCGCCGGGAACACGAGCGGCCCGAACAGACCAAACGGGATCTGGTCGCGGATATCGAGGAGTCGCTGACCGCCCGCCAGGAACTCGCCATCCGGAAGGCGTATCTCGGGGGCTTTTTCGACTGGCCGCGTGACGTCTCCGGGGAGGAGCTGGCCGAGTCGATGGACATCTCGCCGTCGACCTACCACCAGCACCTTCGGACCGCCGAGCGGAAGGTGCTCGCGGCGGTGTTCGAGGAGTAG
- the proC gene encoding pyrroline-5-carboxylate reductase has translation MGHVSVIGVGNMGGAFVTGLASAGQYTVTAVDADPEALAAVESAAEETTTDLAAAREADLVVLAVKPSVVDAVLEDLELRPEQTLLTFAAGVAREYVAARTDATVVRVMPNLAAETGHMAAAVAGPVTDEVRALLDAVGEFVEVEESLMDTATAVNGSGPAFVFYLVEAMKQAGVDGGLDPEEAELLAAQTFRGAAETVLRDDRSVDELIDAVCSPNGTTIEGMELLWDSDVQTEFAGAVEAAARRSRELAEGFEDE, from the coding sequence ATGGGACACGTAAGCGTGATCGGCGTCGGAAACATGGGCGGAGCGTTCGTGACCGGGCTGGCAAGCGCCGGCCAGTACACCGTGACAGCGGTGGACGCGGACCCGGAGGCGCTGGCGGCAGTCGAGTCGGCGGCCGAGGAGACGACGACCGACCTCGCAGCGGCCCGGGAGGCGGACCTGGTGGTGCTGGCGGTCAAGCCGAGCGTGGTCGACGCGGTTCTGGAGGACTTAGAGTTGCGGCCGGAGCAGACGCTGCTCACCTTCGCGGCCGGGGTCGCCCGGGAGTACGTCGCGGCCCGGACAGACGCGACGGTGGTCCGCGTGATGCCCAACCTGGCAGCCGAGACCGGCCACATGGCGGCCGCCGTCGCGGGGCCGGTGACCGACGAGGTCCGGGCGCTGCTGGACGCCGTCGGTGAGTTCGTCGAGGTCGAGGAGTCGCTGATGGACACCGCCACGGCGGTCAACGGCTCCGGGCCGGCCTTTGTGTTCTACCTGGTCGAGGCGATGAAACAGGCGGGGGTCGACGGGGGACTCGACCCCGAAGAGGCCGAGCTGCTCGCGGCACAGACGTTCCGCGGGGCCGCCGAGACGGTGCTCCGGGACGACCGGTCGGTCGACGAGCTGATCGACGCGGTCTGCTCGCCCAACGGGACCACCATCGAGGGGATGGAGCTGCTGTGGGACAGCGACGTCCAGACGGAGTTCGCCGGCGCGGTCGAGGCCGCGGCCCGGCGCTCGCGGGAACTCGCGGAGGGGTTCGAGGATGAGTGA
- a CDS encoding hydroxyacid-oxoacid transhydrogenase — translation MSYERSVSASPHELEPETVWNVRMPEIRVGARAVEELGHQLRSLGVGAGDRGLVVTDGTLVGLGHADRVTDAIEDAGFDIDVYDGCTREPSLADVETCLAFVREEGGAGDGDEGGDGGGGGGGYDFYVGLGGGSCMDTAKATRAVVANGGSPLDYVAEPTGAGEDLTESGPPLVLLPTTAGTGSEISPVAILSVEEKEIKEGISSPNVRADAAVLDPTLTTSLPPDITARTAMDALGHAMEGYTTHAFDDLLRPADPADRPVYAGRTGFTELFSERAIELLSGNVRRAVNNGDDLEARTAMLKGALYGAIAGLTAGASLCHAMAYPVGNRHHTYHGETIAVLTPASTLGYNVASDPERFAALAELLGANTDGLGTRAAADRAREEFLRLQQDLGVLPSGLHDLAGITEDEVRWLAEQTVDTQQRLLRCNPRPVTADDVAAVFRDALHNWE, via the coding sequence ATGAGCTACGAGCGGTCGGTCTCGGCCTCGCCCCACGAACTGGAGCCCGAAACCGTCTGGAACGTCCGGATGCCGGAGATCCGCGTCGGGGCGCGCGCCGTCGAGGAGCTTGGCCACCAGCTGCGGTCGCTGGGGGTCGGGGCCGGCGACCGGGGGCTGGTCGTCACCGACGGAACGCTCGTCGGCCTGGGCCACGCCGACCGGGTCACCGATGCCATCGAGGACGCGGGCTTCGACATCGACGTCTACGACGGGTGCACGCGCGAGCCATCGCTCGCGGACGTGGAGACGTGTCTCGCGTTCGTGCGCGAGGAAGGGGGCGCCGGCGACGGGGACGAGGGCGGAGACGGAGGCGGTGGGGGCGGCGGCTACGACTTCTACGTCGGACTGGGCGGGGGCAGTTGCATGGACACCGCGAAGGCGACGCGGGCGGTCGTGGCCAACGGCGGGTCGCCGCTCGATTACGTCGCGGAGCCGACCGGCGCGGGCGAAGACCTGACAGAGAGCGGCCCGCCGCTCGTGTTGTTGCCGACCACGGCGGGGACCGGCTCGGAGATCTCCCCGGTGGCGATCCTCTCCGTCGAGGAGAAAGAGATCAAGGAGGGGATCTCCAGCCCCAACGTCCGCGCGGACGCCGCCGTGCTGGACCCGACGCTGACCACGTCACTACCGCCCGACATCACCGCCCGGACCGCGATGGACGCGCTGGGCCACGCGATGGAGGGGTACACGACTCACGCCTTCGACGACCTGCTGCGGCCAGCGGACCCGGCGGACCGGCCGGTCTACGCCGGCCGGACCGGCTTCACCGAGCTGTTCAGCGAGCGCGCCATCGAGTTGCTCTCGGGCAACGTCCGGCGGGCGGTCAACAACGGCGACGACCTCGAGGCACGGACGGCGATGCTGAAGGGGGCGCTGTACGGCGCCATCGCGGGGCTGACCGCGGGGGCGAGCCTCTGTCACGCGATGGCCTACCCCGTCGGAAACAGGCATCACACCTACCACGGCGAGACCATCGCCGTCCTGACGCCGGCGAGCACGCTCGGCTACAACGTGGCCAGCGACCCCGAGCGGTTCGCGGCACTGGCGGAGCTGCTGGGTGCGAACACCGACGGGCTGGGGACCCGCGCGGCCGCCGACCGGGCCCGCGAGGAGTTCCTCCGGCTCCAGCAGGACCTGGGTGTCCTCCCGAGCGGGCTGCACGACCTCGCGGGCATCACGGAGGACGAGGTGAGGTGGCTGGCCGAGCAGACCGTCGACACCCAGCAGCGGCTGCTCCGGTGTAACCCCCGGCCCGTGACCGCCGACGACGTGGCGGCGGTCTTCCGGGACGCGTTACACAACTGGGAGTGA
- a CDS encoding DUF7562 family protein: protein MWRSGSDRTEVTCIACGESVPRSKAREYDKDGNRWERRGKEFEYLCKECYGEYCHQPRQGLEETLTEAGAGEADREEFLAAYTELSDGAETGERER from the coding sequence ATGTGGCGCTCGGGGTCGGACCGGACGGAGGTGACCTGCATCGCGTGCGGGGAATCCGTCCCCCGCTCGAAGGCACGCGAGTACGACAAGGACGGCAACCGGTGGGAGCGCCGCGGCAAGGAGTTCGAGTATCTCTGCAAGGAGTGTTACGGCGAGTACTGCCACCAGCCACGCCAGGGGCTGGAGGAGACGCTCACCGAGGCCGGCGCCGGCGAGGCCGACCGCGAGGAGTTTCTGGCGGCGTACACCGAACTCAGCGACGGGGCCGAGACCGGCGAACGCGAGCGGTAG